In Athene noctua chromosome 11, bAthNoc1.hap1.1, whole genome shotgun sequence, the sequence CTGCTGAGAGGAAAACTCATGCCTaggggagagaggagaaaccCTATTGCTCCCTTCCCAGCCACCACAGAGAGGCTGGTCCAAGAGCCCAGTGCTTTCCAGGACTGATTTACCCTGCAGTGAGTTTTGCACTGAGCTTTGCAGTGGCAGTGCCAGAGGCAGCAGGAACATGTGGGGCAAGGAGGGTCCATCCTCCTCGGTAGTGACACAGTGATCGATGGAGCAAGGTGGAACTGCAGCCCCTACCCCAGGCTGTGCAAGGGAATGTGGCACTGCCAGCACTGGGGAACAGGCCTGCTGGGCATGGGGCAGGGTGATGGACAGACTGACAGCAGCAGAGCCATGGCTTCTGCTCTTAACTTTTGACTCCCAGTGTTGCTTTGCTGCCTGCttggctgtgctggcagctgctgggcTTTCCATCCCCTCTTGCTCCAGCAACAGTGACCCCAGCTGCCATGCGGAGCAGCTAGTGTGAGTGCGGAGCATCCGGTCCCCCAGCACACAGGGAAAGTCTTTATCATCTGCCTGGGATGTGAACCACCACGTCTAAAGGGAAATTGTgggtggggaggcagcagggagaggacaGGAACTGCCAACCCAGCCTGCAGGCTCTCTTTAGCACGCTTAGCTGCTCCAGAATTGAGGGTCAGGTGCCAAGTGCTTTGCCCGGGGTCCTGCAAAACCCCAGCTACTCTTTTTTATATTTCAGGCCTAACGAGAGACCCTGGTCTGCCTTTGGCAGGAGTGTGTGTAGCATCCCTGGGCTGGTTCCTGTGGCATTGATATCCCTCCATTAGCCCTTGGGGCAGAGCCAGGGCCGCCTCACACTTCTCAGAGCTGCATAAAGGGCTGGGGCTTGCCTGAGAGCAAAGGAAGATGCTTCCCCACCTGATCTCCATGCATTTCCTCAGGAGCTGGGTCAATCCTCTAGCCAGGCAGGAGGCTGAAAGCTGTTGGAGTccagggcaggcagctgggtgagccctgccagctcctgccagccttgTTCGATGCTCTTGCCCATCTatcttgtccctgtccccaggaggagctgggggcagcAAGACAGAGCTCAGCAGCCCTTTTCACTCTCTGTCTGTGTTGTGATGTGTTGGTGTTAGAAGCAGAGTAGGAGTGGGTGGGTGGGAGATGTGACAGCTGTGGATGGCCTGGGGTGTTTGTTCCCAAGCATAGGCCAGTCCTAGGGAATCGGCTTCTCTCCTGACCTGTCCGGGATGGGAGGAGGAACAGCATCGCTCcggagctgggagggagggatCTATGCTGCGCACTCCTGGCAGCACATCCAGCCTGGAGGAAGGACGAGGCAACAGGAAGTGAGCGagtgctcctctgctgctggcccATGAGTCCCAAACCAGCGATCACCCTGCAGGAGAGACTCATACGGAAGCGGTGGCAGGGCCTCCCTTTGGTGGTTCCCGAAGTCTGGCTCAGAGGAGGGCAGCAAGGGACCGGCGGGGATTCCTGTATCGCTGCCCAGTCCATCAGGTGTCACCCCTGCCCCTTGCCAGGCTGCTCTGTCAGGCTGAAATATCAGTGGAAATACCTTTTCTGCCTTCTTTTATTTGCAGGGAATCTGAAGCATGTTGTTTAGCGGAGAAGGAAGGCTCAGGTTTCCGCAAGAGCATTTCCCATGGGGAAGACGGCGTGTTTATGTGAGCAGCTGGTGAAATTTGTAGCTGTGGGGGAAATTTGGAAGAAATTActgttggttggttgattttttttctctttaaagaagaaaagctgcTGCACACCATGAGCACCATGGCTCTCcccaggcaggagtgtgggcccTCCAGCCACAGCCTTCCAGTGCTGGCAGAGCCTTCCTTGCTCCTTTCCGTTTCCTTTTTTAACACCACAGAGTTTATTCTCACAACcggttttaaatgttttttaagagAGGGGCTGCTCAGAGCTGTGGACCCTCCCCAGCTGGAACCCAGTGCCACATTGCCTTCCTGGCAGGAGCATGGCCTCTGAGCTGCCCACCCGGGGAGCGGTGCCAAGGGCCAGCTGGGGCCTGGGGCACAGGCTGTGCCTCTTTCCCACAGAAAGGCACAGCCATTGTGTTTTTaacttggaatttttttaaaataaagaatttgaaaTACTCCTCCAGCCCCTTCCTTGCTTCCTGCGCCCATCCTGCCTAGCCAGTGCTCTTTTCCACGCACTTCACGTGTTCAGCGGAGGTCCAGCCAGCGCTGAAAAGCAGAGATCTGCAGTTGTGTTTGCAACGGTCCTTTCCAGCGCCCCTAAGGCAGCACAGACACTACCCCCCTCCCCTGGGGTGATGGGTGGGCTCCTGAAATCCTGTGTGGAGGGGACAGACCCTGGGGATGCTCTCCAGTGTCCAGGGAGGTGCAGGGCAGGgtgcagctcctccagtgccccATGAGAGCTCCCACTCAGCATCTCAGCGAGGAGGCAGGTACACAGATACCAggggcagatccctcctggtGCCCCAGGCCATGGAGTCCGGCCTCTGCTGCCCTTGTCCCCTCCTTCACCTGGCCCACGGAGCTTTCAtttgtgctgtttctttttaaagaggtCCAGTCGCCGTGGGAAAGCATATTTCCTGTTGCTTTAATTAGATTACGCTGGAATAAATAGCAAGACGAGGGGACTCCCAGCCTGGCCtggctttgttttgatttcttgtttttCACTGCCGATCCAAACAACAGGAAATTCAGCATGGAGGGAGTTCAGCTGGATGTGGCTCCCATGTCCCTGCAGAGCGACTCCTGAccccctccctgcttccccccccgTGTGCCCCCAGCGCCTGCtgcggtggggtggggggagacggACCTTGTGTGGTGACCGTGGGCTGGAGGCTGCTTCTGCCACCGGTGCGAGCAGAGATGTCACCCCTGGGGGTGGTTTAGCCCGGAGAAAAGAGAGGTGTgagagggcagaggagccggctGGCTGCCCCCTCCAACCCACCTCGAGGCCCCACGTGTGCTGACCCTGCAGCAGGCACTGCTGGCCCTACGAGCTGCTGCAGGAACACCACCGAGAGAACAAATACACAATAGGAAACCCCCCGGGCGTCAAACATTGTGGCACTAAAAGGGGTTTAGGTGAGGTGCAGGGAGGGCTGTGCCCGGGGATGGGATGGCAGGTTGCCCTCCACAGACAGCTGGGGAAACTGGAGCACGGGGTAAAGCGCCCCCTCCGCCATCTCCATCCACATCCCTGAATGCGGAGAGACAACTGGAGCTCGGCTCGGTGCAAAGCAAGAAAAGTGCAAAAGGTGTGATAAAGGCTCAGGGGGtacccccagtgcccccccaaccAACCCTCTCACACCCAAATCCCCCTCCAGCCCGCTGAGAGCACCAGCCCACATCACCTGCACCAGCCCCcttcttgccccccccccccccccccccccggatagGTGTTACAAGTGTGTCCCAGCCTGGACAGGGGAAACATGGGGGGTCCCACCCAAGAGGCAGGGGAAACATGGCGGGGGGGGAGGTACCTGGATGGGGTGACTTGGCGGGTCCCAGCCTGAACGGGGAGGACCTGGAGGGACCCAGCCTGGAAGGGGGGGGCACGGGTGTCCGGCCGGGGAGGGCAAGCAGTACCGGCACCGCCCCCGAGGGCCGGCCCGCCCCGTCCCAGCCCGCCCCGTCCGctcgccggccccgctccgcttcGCCTTTCCCCGCGGCCCGGCCGTACCGGGGCCGCTATAAATCCGGCGGCTGCGGCGGCTGCCCGGGCCGTGCGGGGAGCGGAGccgagcggggagcggggccgcccagGTAAGCGCAGGAGGAGCCGGGGCGCCGCttcccgccccgctccggcctccccccgccccctcgGTGGGCGACCCCGCCGGACCCCTCCGCCCGGGGGgttgggaggggagggggggcgcggACAGCCCGCGCCCCGCTGAGCGCCGCCGTGTCCCCCGCAGATGAGCTCCCGCCGGTTCCCCGCCCGGGGCACGAAGGACCGCGAGGTGGCGGCGACCCTGCGCTACCCCACCGGGGCCGGGGAGCTGCCGGGCGCCGCGGGGGAGGCTCCGCCGGCTCCCGCCGTGCCCTTGGCCCTGCCGGCGGGCCCCCACTTCCTGGCCAGCATGCACCTCCAGCAGCTCAACAGCCAGCACCGCgccgcggggggagcccggcGCCCACAGGACCCCGGCTCGCCGCCGCGCTGGGCCCTGGGGACGCAGCCGCGGGGCGCGgggagccgcccccccccgcccgccgctcccggcgTCATCGACTCGGACCCGGTGGACGAGGAGGTGCTCAGGGCgctggtgctggagctgggccTCGACAGAGCGGACGAGCTGCCGGAGCTCTGGCTCGGCCACCACGAGTTCGACTTCCCCGCGGACCTGCCGGCCGGCTGCTGAGGctggagggcggggggggggcggcggctcccgcctCGCCCCACCGGGGACCCGCGGGACGGTGCCACTGGGCGCGGGGAGCGCCCCGACTGCCCCAcggtgggggagggaggggggggggcgagggCCGATGCTGCGAGCGGGGTTGGGGGCGCAGGGAGCGCTCGGAGCCCGGCCCGAGCGTGGGAAGGGGCCGCCCTCGGGGCTggtggaggggcggggccgcgctgcccgccccccccgcgtAGCCGCCTCGCTGAGCCGGGCAGGCGGGGAGCTTGAGCTGCTGTCTAATAAAATCTGGAAGGAACCCCCCGGCTGTGCCCCTTTCCCTGTGCAGCTAGCTCAGCGCTGGGCTTGTGGGGAGAGCAAGGGGGTCCATCTCCGCGGGGGACCCCGTGGGAAGCGGCccggggtgggaggaggagggtcTGTCTGCTCCCCACAGCGCCCGTCCTCCTCCCGGCGTTATGGGGGTGCCAGGGGCGCCGTCTGCGCGGTGTCACCCCCGCGGATGTGATCTCTGTCCCGTCTGCGCCCCGCTGCGGGAACGACGTTGCGGGGACCCCCCGGGGACCGCC encodes:
- the CITED1 gene encoding cbp/p300-interacting transactivator 1, with the translated sequence MSSRRFPARGTKDREVAATLRYPTGAGELPGAAGEAPPAPAVPLALPAGPHFLASMHLQQLNSQHRAAGGARRPQDPGSPPRWALGTQPRGAGSRPPPPAAPGVIDSDPVDEEVLRALVLELGLDRADELPELWLGHHEFDFPADLPAGC